In Planococcus sp. MB-3u-03, the DNA window TTCTTCAGAACAAACGGACTCCGAAGTGCTCAAGTAGACCACTCCGGGTTCCATTCCCGCCTGCCGGATCATATCGGAGACGCTTGTCAATTCCTCGATGCCCGATGAAAATACCGGTTTCGAATTGACAAACGTTCCGACACCGTGGCGCCTGACGATTACATTATCTTCTTCCAGAAGCCGCAGCGCCTCGCGTAGAGTCGCGCGGCTCACTCCAAGTGATTTCGATAATTCGAACTCGGATGGCAATTTCTCTTTCTCTTTATAGACACCCGAAGCAATATCCTGCTTCATTCGATCGATCACTTGGAGATACAATGCACGGTGATCCGATTTGATTGTCATACGATTCACCACCCATGACAGAGATCAGACATCTGATGTAAAACATTCCTACTAATCAGAATTACTATACCATTTAATAGAAATGAAATAAATAGCAATTTGTCGAATTCTGCGAATTTTCCTGTACAAGCTTTCTCAAATACTAAACATTTTGTCACAAATCAGCTATTGACCGATCAGTATTCTTCCTGCTTAGGAACCAGGACATGGCGTGGCTTACTGCCTTCATAAGGTCCGACGACCCCGCGCTGCTCCATTTGGTCTATAATTCTGGCGGCACGGGAATAGCCGACACGGAACCGGCGCTGCAACATTGACACGGATGCTGTCTGCATTTCCGTGACCAATTGCACCGCTTCGTCGTAAAGTTCATCCGTCTCCTGATCGATGCTCACTTCTTCTACATCCGACGGGATCATGTCTTCCTGGTATTGCGCTTTTTGCTGTTCGATTGAAAAGTCGACGATTTTTTCCACTTCTGTATCCGACAGGAACGCCCCTTGCACACGCACCGGTTTTGATTGGCCAGCACCAAGGAATAGCATATCGCCGCGGCCGAGCAATTTCTCTGCCCCGCCCATGTCGAGAATGGTGCGTGAATCGATCGCGGATGACACCGCAAAGGCGATGCGCGATGGGATGTTCGCCTTGATAACGCCGGTGATGACATTGACGCTCGGGCGCTGTGTAGCGATGATCAAATGGATGCCGGCAGCACGTGCCATTTGCGCAAGCCGTGTGATGGCATCTTCCACTTCATTCGAAGCGACCATCATCAAATCCGCCAATTCATCGACGATGACAACGATAAATGGAAGCTTCGGATGCTTTTCTTCGTTTTCTGCGTTGAATGTGTCGACATAATCGTTATATCCTTCAATATTGCGTGTGCCGGTATGGGAAAACAGCTCATAGCGCCGCTCCATTTCCGAGACGATTTTCTTTAAGGCTTGTGCCGCTTTGCGCGGATCCGTTACGACCGGCGCAAGCAGATGGGGAATGCCGTTATAGACATTCAATTCGACCATTTTCGGATCGATCATCATCATCTTCACTTCATGCGGCTTGGCGCGCATAATGATGCTTGTGATGATACCGTTGATGCATACCGATTTCCCGCTGCCGGTAGAACCTGCAACGAGCAGATGGGGCATTTTATTGAGTTCGGTCATGACAGCCTGGCCCGTCACGTCGCGGCCGAGCCCGAACAATAGTTTCGAGTCGGGGCGGTTGTTTTCTTCCGATTCCAATACTTCCCTAAGGCTCACGACTGCGACTTCCGTATTCGGCACTTCAATGCCGATCGCCGATTTTCCGGGGATCGGGGCTTCAATGCGGATATCGCGGGCGGCAAGCGCCAATGCCAAATCGTCGTGAAGGCTGACGATTTTGCTGACTTTCACGCCGACATCCGGCAGCACTTCGTATTTCGTGACGGCAGGCCCCAAATGGACTTGTGTCACTTTCGCGCGAACGCCGAAACTTTGGAAAGTTTTCTCGAGTTTCTTGGCGTTTTTTTGGATGCCCGAATACTCGCCGCTTTGGTCGCTATGCGGCGGCAAGGTCAATAGATCGATCGGCGGCAACGCATAATCTTCATTTTCCGCTTCCTCTTTCATCGACATGACCGGCTCTTTCAAGATCTCCCCGGTTTCTGGATCGACATGCCTGATTTCTTCAGAAGCCTCGGTTTTCGGTTTCTCCTCCTCCGCATTCTGGCGCTTCGGCTTGACCTTTTCCGTGAAGGCAGAAATGATCGGTTCCTTTTCCTCTTCTTGCTCGCGCTCGGTCTCCTGATCAAAGACTAGCGTCGTTTCTGTTTCTGTTTCTTCCAGCGCATCGTCATAAGCTAATTGTTCGTTCATTTCCAATACCTTTTCTGGCGCATTTTTTCTGCGCGGCTGTTGTTTCTTCGCCGGTTTGCGTTCCGGCTTGAAGCGTTCTGCGAGTGACCGCATCGCTTCGCCGACTACCGGCAAGCGCTCTGCAATAACGGGCGCAGCCGTTTTACCGGTCAAGATGATGGCGCCGATCGACAATAGGATGATGGCGATGACCCATGTGCCGGCTGTCGCAAATAGCACGTGAAGCAACGCATACAGCACAGCGCCGAAAAAGCCGCCGCCGGTCGCTTCGTAATTGCCCCAGATCGTTCCGGTCATTTGCGTCATTTTCGATGTTTCCGACAAGACATTCGCAGAAGTGATCGGCAGTATGGAACCGGCTGCCCAGATTAAATGGCTGATCAATAAAGCACCGGCCAGCAGAAATACAGAGCCGGCTGCAATTTTCGGCCGGATTTTCGGCAACCCGCGCTTCACCATGATGTGAAGTGCAGCTGCAATCAATGCCAGGGGTGCGAGAAAGGCCAAATAGCCGAGCAGGTACTCAGCCATATTATTGAACATGCGGCCGATCAACCCGAGCCTGAAGACCATCAAGATTGCGATGCCGATCATGATGAGGCCCGTCACTTCGTAGGCAATCATCGGCACCGGCTGACGCTTCTTCTTCGCTTTCGGTTTCGGTCTGGGTTTCGTGCGCGGCTTGGTACGCGGCTTAGTGGTAGTAGTTTTTTTGTTCGTACGGCTTGGCGCCATGGGATTCCCTCTTTTCTTACGTAATGAAAAAGGATTCCTGCCGATAAAATCGGTATGGAATCCCTTTACTTGTATTCTTAGTATTCCATGATGATCGGAATGATCATCGGACGCCGCTTCGTCTGCTGGTACAGATACGAATTGAGCGTGTCGCGGATTTCCTGTTTGATGTTGTTCCATTCGAACGCATCGCGCGTCACGTATTTATCGACGACTTTGCGTACCAATTGGCTCGATTCATCAAGCAATTGTTCCGATTCGCGGACATAGACAAAGCCTCTGGAAATGATTTCAGGGCCTGAAGCGATGCGTTTTTCTTTGCGGTTCAAGGTAACGACGATGATAAAGATCCCGTCCTGTGACAGAAGCTTGCGGTCGCGGAGGACGATGTTGCCAACATCCCCGATGCCGATTCCATCAATCAAGACATTGCCCGTCGTGACACGGCCGCTCATGCGCACTTTTTCTTTTCTGTATTCGACGATATCGCCTTTATCGGCGATGAAGATATCCGATTTCGCAATTCCGACTTGTTGTGCCAATTTCGAGTGGGCGATAAGCATTTTGTATTCCCCTTGGATTGGGACAAAATACTTCGGCTTCATCAAGT includes these proteins:
- a CDS encoding FtsK/SpoIIIE family DNA translocase, producing MAPSRTNKKTTTTKPRTKPRTKPRPKPKAKKKRQPVPMIAYEVTGLIMIGIAILMVFRLGLIGRMFNNMAEYLLGYLAFLAPLALIAAALHIMVKRGLPKIRPKIAAGSVFLLAGALLISHLIWAAGSILPITSANVLSETSKMTQMTGTIWGNYEATGGGFFGAVLYALLHVLFATAGTWVIAIILLSIGAIILTGKTAAPVIAERLPVVGEAMRSLAERFKPERKPAKKQQPRRKNAPEKVLEMNEQLAYDDALEETETETTLVFDQETEREQEEEKEPIISAFTEKVKPKRQNAEEEKPKTEASEEIRHVDPETGEILKEPVMSMKEEAENEDYALPPIDLLTLPPHSDQSGEYSGIQKNAKKLEKTFQSFGVRAKVTQVHLGPAVTKYEVLPDVGVKVSKIVSLHDDLALALAARDIRIEAPIPGKSAIGIEVPNTEVAVVSLREVLESEENNRPDSKLLFGLGRDVTGQAVMTELNKMPHLLVAGSTGSGKSVCINGIITSIIMRAKPHEVKMMMIDPKMVELNVYNGIPHLLAPVVTDPRKAAQALKKIVSEMERRYELFSHTGTRNIEGYNDYVDTFNAENEEKHPKLPFIVVIVDELADLMMVASNEVEDAITRLAQMARAAGIHLIIATQRPSVNVITGVIKANIPSRIAFAVSSAIDSRTILDMGGAEKLLGRGDMLFLGAGQSKPVRVQGAFLSDTEVEKIVDFSIEQQKAQYQEDMIPSDVEEVSIDQETDELYDEAVQLVTEMQTASVSMLQRRFRVGYSRAARIIDQMEQRGVVGPYEGSKPRHVLVPKQEEY